In one Gossypium hirsutum isolate 1008001.06 chromosome D09, Gossypium_hirsutum_v2.1, whole genome shotgun sequence genomic region, the following are encoded:
- the LOC107941818 gene encoding thioredoxin H-type: MGLCFSKGNRADSDQHVEFVGGNVQPVTSKEDWDQKLSEAKRDGKIVIANFSAAWCGPCRMLAPFYCELSEKHPSLMFLLVDVDELTEFSSSWDIQATPTFFFLKDGQQIDKLVGANKPELQKKITAVLDSVK; this comes from the exons ATGGGACTATGCTTCTCTAAG GGTAACCGAGCTGATTCCGACCAGCATGTTGAGTTTGTTGGTGGAAACGTGCAACCTGTTACTTCCAAAGAGGATTGGGATCAAAAGTTGTCTGAAGCAAAGAGAGATGGCAAGATT GTAATTGCAAACTTCAGTGCAGCATGGTGTGGACCTTGTAGAATGCTCGCACCATTTTATTGCGAGCTCTCAGAGAAGCATCCTTCTCTGATGTTCTTGTTGGTAGATGTCGATGAACTAACT GAATTCAGCAGCTCGTGGGATATACAAGCGACCCCAACGTTCTTCTTTCTTAAAGACGGGCAGCAAATCGACAAGCTTGTTGGAGCAAACAAGCCGGAGTTGCAGAAGAAGATTACTGCCGTTTTAGATTCTGTGAAGTGA
- the LOC107941836 gene encoding ubiquitin-conjugating enzyme E2-17 kDa — translation MASKRILKELKDLQKDPPTSCSAGPVAEDMFHWQATIMGPSDSPFAGGVFLVNIHFPPDYPFKPPKVAFRTKVFHPNINSNGSICLDILKEQWSPALTISKVLLSICSLLTDPNPDDPLVPEIAHMYKTDRAKYEATARSWTQKYAMG, via the exons ATGGCTTCAAAGCGGATTTTGAAAGAACTTAAGGATTTGCAGAAGGATCCACCAACTTCCTGTAGTGCAG GTCCTGTAGCAGAAGACATGTTTCATTGGCAAGCAACAATTATGGGCCCCTCCGATAGCCCTTTTGCAGGAGGTGTGTTTTTGGTTAATATTCATTTTCCTCCGGATTATCCATTCAAGCCTCCTAAG GTTGCATTTAGGACCAAGGTCTTCCATCCAAACATCAACAGCAATGGGAGCATTTGTCTTGATATCCTAAAAGAACAGTGGAGCCCTGCACTGACCATTTCCAAG GTTCTGCTTTCTATTTGCTCGTTGTTGACGGATCCAAACCCTGATGATCCGCTTGTTCCAGAGATTGCTCACATGTACAAGACTGATCGGGCCAAGTACGAAGCTACTGCACGCAGCTGGACCCAGAAGTATGCAATgggttga
- the LOC107941835 gene encoding kinesin-like protein KIN-14C isoform X1 yields MEEEKKKKRNKKKKNKQGKATEEDVDQIQNNNVTNGQNSGNALDLDTHQPNGALPNSAEEMIKELQKENELHVQKEATLQERIQHLQHENESHLQKKALLEETINQLRNEFDSHLKKEASLEAAIQQLQYERELHVQKVAGLGINIVGLQNEKEFWFQEKASLEEKISQLRDEKAGLHLKGATLEENVRQLEKEKESWIVTQSSTKEAISSLNRDITRLKMQVVELEESRNSLLQENQQLTENISSMQLHSQNLERNSNSDSQSEDVEKQAAGNEDLKSQIEAANVFVDKLMMENAEHVEKVNVLYAMLEQQSKAAEHSKVIDTTNSVPRSLENGSILVPKLDSLEASPITNGKIESENVDGQPAAPLPQNVESKDLGEIVQIPLDDTDVRDLESQATGTEENAVPLTDAPLIGAPFRLISFVARYVSGADLVNNT; encoded by the exons AtggaggaggagaagaagaagaagagaaacaagaagaagaaaaacaagcaGGGCAAAGCCACCGAAGAAGACGTAgatcagattcagaataataacGTTACGAATGGCCAAAACAGCGGAAATGCTCTGGATCTGGATACTCATCAACCTAATGGCGCTCTTCCC AACTCTGCGGAAGAGATGATTAAAGAACTACAAAAGGAGAATGAGTTACATGTACAGAAAGAG GCTACTTTGCAAGAGAGAATTCAACACTTACAACATGAAAATGAATCACACCTACAGAAAAAG GCTTTGTTGGAAGAGACAATCAATCAGTTAAGAAATGAGTTTGATTCCCACCTAAAGAAAGAG GCTTCTTTAGAGGCGGCAATCCAACAATTGCAATATGAAAGAGAATTACATGTGCAGAAAGTG GCTGGTTTAGGGATCAATATTGTAGGATTACAGAACGAAAAAGAATTCTGGTTTCAAGAAAAG GCCAGCTTGGAAGAGAAAATCAGTCAGTTGCGGGATGAAAAAGCTGGTCTGCATCTGAAAGGg GCAACCTTGGAAGAAAATGTTCGACAGCTAGAGAAAGAGAAAGAGTCTTGGATTGTGACACAG AGTTCCACGAAAGAAGCAATTTCTAGCCTTAATCGTGATATTACAAGACTAAAAATGCAG GTGGTTGAGTTGGAGGAATCCAGGAACAGTCTTTTGCAAGAAAATCAGCAGCTCACTGAAAATATATCTAGCATGCAGTTACATAGTCAAAACCTTGAGAGGAACAGTAACTCCGATTCCCAATCAGAAGACGTCGAAAAG CAAGCTGCTGGCAATGAGGACCTGAAATCTCAGATTGAAGCAGCAAATGTGTTTGTCGACAAACTGATGATGGAGAACGCTGAGCATGTTGAGAAG GTGAATGTGTTGTATGCTATGCTTGAGCAACAAAGTAAGGCAGCAGAACATTCAAAGGTCATTGACACGACTAATTCTGTGCCTCGATCTCTTGAGAATGGCTCTATACTGGTTCCGAAGTTGGATTCTCTTGAGGCTTCTCCAATTACGAACGGCAAAATTGAAAGTGAGAATGTGGATGGGCAACCTGCTGCCCCTCTTCCACAAAATGTAGAATCCAAGGACTTGGGGGAAATTGTACAAATCCCTCTGGATGATACCGATGTAAGGGATTTGGAGTCCCAGGCCACTGGAACTGAAGAAAATGCGGTGCCCCTCACCGATGCACCCCTTATCGGTGCTCCATTCCGGTTAATATCGTTTGTTGCTAGATATGTTAGTGGCGCTGACCTTGTTAACAACACTTGA
- the LOC107941835 gene encoding kinesin-like protein KIN-14C isoform X2 codes for MIKELQKENELHVQKEATLQERIQHLQHENESHLQKKALLEETINQLRNEFDSHLKKEASLEAAIQQLQYERELHVQKVAGLGINIVGLQNEKEFWFQEKASLEEKISQLRDEKAGLHLKGATLEENVRQLEKEKESWIVTQSSTKEAISSLNRDITRLKMQVVELEESRNSLLQENQQLTENISSMQLHSQNLERNSNSDSQSEDVEKQAAGNEDLKSQIEAANVFVDKLMMENAEHVEKVNVLYAMLEQQSKAAEHSKVIDTTNSVPRSLENGSILVPKLDSLEASPITNGKIESENVDGQPAAPLPQNVESKDLGEIVQIPLDDTDVRDLESQATGTEENAVPLTDAPLIGAPFRLISFVARYVSGADLVNNT; via the exons ATGATTAAAGAACTACAAAAGGAGAATGAGTTACATGTACAGAAAGAG GCTACTTTGCAAGAGAGAATTCAACACTTACAACATGAAAATGAATCACACCTACAGAAAAAG GCTTTGTTGGAAGAGACAATCAATCAGTTAAGAAATGAGTTTGATTCCCACCTAAAGAAAGAG GCTTCTTTAGAGGCGGCAATCCAACAATTGCAATATGAAAGAGAATTACATGTGCAGAAAGTG GCTGGTTTAGGGATCAATATTGTAGGATTACAGAACGAAAAAGAATTCTGGTTTCAAGAAAAG GCCAGCTTGGAAGAGAAAATCAGTCAGTTGCGGGATGAAAAAGCTGGTCTGCATCTGAAAGGg GCAACCTTGGAAGAAAATGTTCGACAGCTAGAGAAAGAGAAAGAGTCTTGGATTGTGACACAG AGTTCCACGAAAGAAGCAATTTCTAGCCTTAATCGTGATATTACAAGACTAAAAATGCAG GTGGTTGAGTTGGAGGAATCCAGGAACAGTCTTTTGCAAGAAAATCAGCAGCTCACTGAAAATATATCTAGCATGCAGTTACATAGTCAAAACCTTGAGAGGAACAGTAACTCCGATTCCCAATCAGAAGACGTCGAAAAG CAAGCTGCTGGCAATGAGGACCTGAAATCTCAGATTGAAGCAGCAAATGTGTTTGTCGACAAACTGATGATGGAGAACGCTGAGCATGTTGAGAAG GTGAATGTGTTGTATGCTATGCTTGAGCAACAAAGTAAGGCAGCAGAACATTCAAAGGTCATTGACACGACTAATTCTGTGCCTCGATCTCTTGAGAATGGCTCTATACTGGTTCCGAAGTTGGATTCTCTTGAGGCTTCTCCAATTACGAACGGCAAAATTGAAAGTGAGAATGTGGATGGGCAACCTGCTGCCCCTCTTCCACAAAATGTAGAATCCAAGGACTTGGGGGAAATTGTACAAATCCCTCTGGATGATACCGATGTAAGGGATTTGGAGTCCCAGGCCACTGGAACTGAAGAAAATGCGGTGCCCCTCACCGATGCACCCCTTATCGGTGCTCCATTCCGGTTAATATCGTTTGTTGCTAGATATGTTAGTGGCGCTGACCTTGTTAACAACACTTGA
- the LOC107941829 gene encoding probable galacturonosyltransferase 7 isoform X1: MKGGGGGGGVGPGKRRWRFLAVGVLFLVVLSMLVPLVFLLGLHNGFHSAGFVPRPHTTTSGDRSNHVDNLVRKLGPTLPKDILKHYVNEAKNETSSANATRKSQKKKGTPVPPQVVLQPLSKRNISGDGGKAGMKGGINEGLRLCELQYGSYCIWHEENREDMKDSMVKKLKDQLFVARAYYPSVAKIPAQNMLTRDLRQNIQELERVLSESTTDADLPPEIQKKSERMEATIAKSKSVTMDCHNVDKKLRQIFDLTEDEANFHMKQSAFLYQLAVQTMPKSQHCLSMRLTVEYFRDDSFDQELPVKYSDPTLQHYVIFSTNVIASTVVINSTVMHARDSMNQVFHVLTNGQNYYAMKHWFLGNTFKDAVVEVLNIDPFIPDYYDKTTPSHLNLPTEFRVSFHGINNASAMHSRTQYISIFSHSHYLLPEIFKNLEKVVVLDDDIVVQQDLSTLWSLNMGQKVMGAIQICSVRLGQVRSYLGESSFHKNSCTWMSGLNVIDLARWRKLGISETYWKLVKEQVSKKEGSAALASLLTFQDLIYALDNDWVLSGLGHDYGLSTQSIKKAAVLHYNGNMKPWLELGIPKYKVYWIKFLNPENQFLNECNVNP; encoded by the exons ATGAAAGGTGGCGGTGGCGGTGGAGGAGTTGGTCCCGGGAAGCGGCGATGGAGATTTCTGGCCGTTGGCGTTCTTTTCCTTGTGGTCCTCTCAATGCTGGTTCCCCTTGTATTCTTGCTTGGCTTACACAATGGATTTCACTCTGCTG GATTTGTGCCTCGTCCACATACTACAACTTCT GGGGATCGTTCAAACCATGTAGATAACCTTGTGAGAAAATTAGGGCCTACTCTACCAAAG GATATTCTTAAACACTATGTAAATGAAGCTAAAAATGAAACCAGCAGTGCAAATGCCACACGTAAAAGTCAGAAAAAAAAAG GTACTCCAGTTCCTCCTCAAGTCGTGCTGCAACCACTCAGCAAAAGAAAT ATTAGTGGAGATGGTGGTAAAGCAGGGATGAAAGGTGGTATTAATGAAGGTTTGAGATTATGTGAGTTGCAATATGGGAGCTACTGCATTTGGCATGAAGAAAATAGGGAAGACATGAAAGATTCCATGGTGAAGAAATTGAAGGACCAGCTTTTCGTAGCCAGGGCATATTATCCTAGTGTTGCAAAAATCCCAGCCCAGAACATGTTGACTCGTGATCTGAGACAAAATATTCAAGAACTAGAGCGTGTCCTTAGTGAAAGTACAACAGATGCTGATCTTCCTCCAGA GATTCAAAAGAAGTCAGAAAGGATGGAAGCTACAATAGCCAAATCCAAATCAGTCACTATGGATTGTCATAATGTTGACAAGAAATTGAGACAAATATTTGACCTAACTGAGGATGAAGCTAATTTTCACATGAAGCAGAGTGCATTTCTTTACCAACTTGCAGTCCAGACAATGCCCAAGAGCCAGCACTGCCTGTCTATGAGACTAACTGTCGAATATTTCAGAGACGATTCATTTGATCAAGAGCTGCCTGTGAAATACTCTGATCCCACATTGCAACACTACGTTATATTCTCCACTAATGTTATTGCCTCGACAGTTGTAATAAACTCAACTGTTATGCATGCAAGA GACAGTATGAACCAGGTTTTTCATGTGCTGACGAATGGACAGAATTACTATGCAATGAAACATTGGTTCCTCGGGAACACATTTAAGGATGCTGTAGTTGAGGTGTTGAATATTGATCCTTTTATTCCAGATTACTACGATAAAACCACTCCATCTCACCTAAACCTACCTACAGAATTTCGAGTTTCCTTTCATGGTATCAATAACGCATCAGCAATGCATAGCAGAACACAATATATATCTATTTTTTCTCATTCCCATTATCTTCTTCCTGAGATATTCAAAAACTTGGAGAAAGTTGTGGTTCTGGATGATGATATTGTTGTCCAGCAAGACTTGTCAACACTCTGGAGCCTTAACATGGGACAGAAAGTGATGGGTGCCATCCAAATTTGCTCTGTCAGATTGGGTCAGGTGAGGAGTTATTTGGGTGAAAGCAGCTTCCACAAAAACTCATGCACTTGGATGTCCGGATTGAACGTAATTGATCTGGCCAGGTGGAGAAAGCTTGGCATTTCTGAAACTTACTGGAAGTTGGTGAAAGAG CAGGTCAGCAAGAAGGAGGGATCAGCTGCGCTTGCAAGCTTGCTTACTTTTCAGGACCTAATCTATGCGCTCGACAATGACTGGGTTTTATCAGGACTTGGTCATGACTATGGGCTTAGCACTCAAAGCATCAAGAAAGCTGCAGTGTTACACTATAATGGAAATATGAAACCTTGGCTTGAGCTGGGAATTCCCAAATATAAGGTATACTGGATAAAGTTTCTAAACCCTGAAAATCAATTTCTAAATGAGTGCAATGTAAATCCATAA
- the LOC107941829 gene encoding probable galacturonosyltransferase 7 isoform X2 yields the protein MKGGGGGGGVGPGKRRWRFLAVGVLFLVVLSMLVPLVFLLGLHNGFHSAGFVPRPHTTTSGDRSNHVDNLVRKLGPTLPKDILKHYVNEAKNETSSANATRKSQKKKGTPVPPQVVLQPLSKRNISGDGGKAGMKGGINEGLRLCELQYGSYCIWHEENREDMKDSMVKKLKDQLFVARAYYPSVAKIPAQNMLTRDLRQNIQELERVLSESTTDADLPPEIQKKSERMEATIAKSKSVTMDCHNVDKKLRQIFDLTEDEANFHMKQSAFLYQLAVQTMPKSQHCLSMRLTVEYFRDDSFDQELPVKYSDPTLQHYVIFSTNVIASTVVINSTVMHARDSMNQVFHVLTNGQNYYAMKHWFLGNTFKDAVVEVLNIDPFIPDYYDKTTPSHLNLPTEFRVSFHGINNASAMHSRTQYISIFSHSHYLLPEIFKNLEKVVVLDDDIVVQQDLSTLWSLNMGQKVMGAIQICSVRLGQVRSYLGESSFHKNSCTWMSGLNVIDLARWRKLGISETYWKLVKEVSKKEGSAALASLLTFQDLIYALDNDWVLSGLGHDYGLSTQSIKKAAVLHYNGNMKPWLELGIPKYKVYWIKFLNPENQFLNECNVNP from the exons ATGAAAGGTGGCGGTGGCGGTGGAGGAGTTGGTCCCGGGAAGCGGCGATGGAGATTTCTGGCCGTTGGCGTTCTTTTCCTTGTGGTCCTCTCAATGCTGGTTCCCCTTGTATTCTTGCTTGGCTTACACAATGGATTTCACTCTGCTG GATTTGTGCCTCGTCCACATACTACAACTTCT GGGGATCGTTCAAACCATGTAGATAACCTTGTGAGAAAATTAGGGCCTACTCTACCAAAG GATATTCTTAAACACTATGTAAATGAAGCTAAAAATGAAACCAGCAGTGCAAATGCCACACGTAAAAGTCAGAAAAAAAAAG GTACTCCAGTTCCTCCTCAAGTCGTGCTGCAACCACTCAGCAAAAGAAAT ATTAGTGGAGATGGTGGTAAAGCAGGGATGAAAGGTGGTATTAATGAAGGTTTGAGATTATGTGAGTTGCAATATGGGAGCTACTGCATTTGGCATGAAGAAAATAGGGAAGACATGAAAGATTCCATGGTGAAGAAATTGAAGGACCAGCTTTTCGTAGCCAGGGCATATTATCCTAGTGTTGCAAAAATCCCAGCCCAGAACATGTTGACTCGTGATCTGAGACAAAATATTCAAGAACTAGAGCGTGTCCTTAGTGAAAGTACAACAGATGCTGATCTTCCTCCAGA GATTCAAAAGAAGTCAGAAAGGATGGAAGCTACAATAGCCAAATCCAAATCAGTCACTATGGATTGTCATAATGTTGACAAGAAATTGAGACAAATATTTGACCTAACTGAGGATGAAGCTAATTTTCACATGAAGCAGAGTGCATTTCTTTACCAACTTGCAGTCCAGACAATGCCCAAGAGCCAGCACTGCCTGTCTATGAGACTAACTGTCGAATATTTCAGAGACGATTCATTTGATCAAGAGCTGCCTGTGAAATACTCTGATCCCACATTGCAACACTACGTTATATTCTCCACTAATGTTATTGCCTCGACAGTTGTAATAAACTCAACTGTTATGCATGCAAGA GACAGTATGAACCAGGTTTTTCATGTGCTGACGAATGGACAGAATTACTATGCAATGAAACATTGGTTCCTCGGGAACACATTTAAGGATGCTGTAGTTGAGGTGTTGAATATTGATCCTTTTATTCCAGATTACTACGATAAAACCACTCCATCTCACCTAAACCTACCTACAGAATTTCGAGTTTCCTTTCATGGTATCAATAACGCATCAGCAATGCATAGCAGAACACAATATATATCTATTTTTTCTCATTCCCATTATCTTCTTCCTGAGATATTCAAAAACTTGGAGAAAGTTGTGGTTCTGGATGATGATATTGTTGTCCAGCAAGACTTGTCAACACTCTGGAGCCTTAACATGGGACAGAAAGTGATGGGTGCCATCCAAATTTGCTCTGTCAGATTGGGTCAGGTGAGGAGTTATTTGGGTGAAAGCAGCTTCCACAAAAACTCATGCACTTGGATGTCCGGATTGAACGTAATTGATCTGGCCAGGTGGAGAAAGCTTGGCATTTCTGAAACTTACTGGAAGTTGGTGAAAGAG GTCAGCAAGAAGGAGGGATCAGCTGCGCTTGCAAGCTTGCTTACTTTTCAGGACCTAATCTATGCGCTCGACAATGACTGGGTTTTATCAGGACTTGGTCATGACTATGGGCTTAGCACTCAAAGCATCAAGAAAGCTGCAGTGTTACACTATAATGGAAATATGAAACCTTGGCTTGAGCTGGGAATTCCCAAATATAAGGTATACTGGATAAAGTTTCTAAACCCTGAAAATCAATTTCTAAATGAGTGCAATGTAAATCCATAA
- the LOC107941829 gene encoding probable galacturonosyltransferase 7 isoform X3 produces the protein MLKEDILKHYVNEAKNETSSANATRKSQKKKGTPVPPQVVLQPLSKRNISGDGGKAGMKGGINEGLRLCELQYGSYCIWHEENREDMKDSMVKKLKDQLFVARAYYPSVAKIPAQNMLTRDLRQNIQELERVLSESTTDADLPPEIQKKSERMEATIAKSKSVTMDCHNVDKKLRQIFDLTEDEANFHMKQSAFLYQLAVQTMPKSQHCLSMRLTVEYFRDDSFDQELPVKYSDPTLQHYVIFSTNVIASTVVINSTVMHARDSMNQVFHVLTNGQNYYAMKHWFLGNTFKDAVVEVLNIDPFIPDYYDKTTPSHLNLPTEFRVSFHGINNASAMHSRTQYISIFSHSHYLLPEIFKNLEKVVVLDDDIVVQQDLSTLWSLNMGQKVMGAIQICSVRLGQVRSYLGESSFHKNSCTWMSGLNVIDLARWRKLGISETYWKLVKEQVSKKEGSAALASLLTFQDLIYALDNDWVLSGLGHDYGLSTQSIKKAAVLHYNGNMKPWLELGIPKYKVYWIKFLNPENQFLNECNVNP, from the exons ATGCTAAAAGAA GATATTCTTAAACACTATGTAAATGAAGCTAAAAATGAAACCAGCAGTGCAAATGCCACACGTAAAAGTCAGAAAAAAAAAG GTACTCCAGTTCCTCCTCAAGTCGTGCTGCAACCACTCAGCAAAAGAAAT ATTAGTGGAGATGGTGGTAAAGCAGGGATGAAAGGTGGTATTAATGAAGGTTTGAGATTATGTGAGTTGCAATATGGGAGCTACTGCATTTGGCATGAAGAAAATAGGGAAGACATGAAAGATTCCATGGTGAAGAAATTGAAGGACCAGCTTTTCGTAGCCAGGGCATATTATCCTAGTGTTGCAAAAATCCCAGCCCAGAACATGTTGACTCGTGATCTGAGACAAAATATTCAAGAACTAGAGCGTGTCCTTAGTGAAAGTACAACAGATGCTGATCTTCCTCCAGA GATTCAAAAGAAGTCAGAAAGGATGGAAGCTACAATAGCCAAATCCAAATCAGTCACTATGGATTGTCATAATGTTGACAAGAAATTGAGACAAATATTTGACCTAACTGAGGATGAAGCTAATTTTCACATGAAGCAGAGTGCATTTCTTTACCAACTTGCAGTCCAGACAATGCCCAAGAGCCAGCACTGCCTGTCTATGAGACTAACTGTCGAATATTTCAGAGACGATTCATTTGATCAAGAGCTGCCTGTGAAATACTCTGATCCCACATTGCAACACTACGTTATATTCTCCACTAATGTTATTGCCTCGACAGTTGTAATAAACTCAACTGTTATGCATGCAAGA GACAGTATGAACCAGGTTTTTCATGTGCTGACGAATGGACAGAATTACTATGCAATGAAACATTGGTTCCTCGGGAACACATTTAAGGATGCTGTAGTTGAGGTGTTGAATATTGATCCTTTTATTCCAGATTACTACGATAAAACCACTCCATCTCACCTAAACCTACCTACAGAATTTCGAGTTTCCTTTCATGGTATCAATAACGCATCAGCAATGCATAGCAGAACACAATATATATCTATTTTTTCTCATTCCCATTATCTTCTTCCTGAGATATTCAAAAACTTGGAGAAAGTTGTGGTTCTGGATGATGATATTGTTGTCCAGCAAGACTTGTCAACACTCTGGAGCCTTAACATGGGACAGAAAGTGATGGGTGCCATCCAAATTTGCTCTGTCAGATTGGGTCAGGTGAGGAGTTATTTGGGTGAAAGCAGCTTCCACAAAAACTCATGCACTTGGATGTCCGGATTGAACGTAATTGATCTGGCCAGGTGGAGAAAGCTTGGCATTTCTGAAACTTACTGGAAGTTGGTGAAAGAG CAGGTCAGCAAGAAGGAGGGATCAGCTGCGCTTGCAAGCTTGCTTACTTTTCAGGACCTAATCTATGCGCTCGACAATGACTGGGTTTTATCAGGACTTGGTCATGACTATGGGCTTAGCACTCAAAGCATCAAGAAAGCTGCAGTGTTACACTATAATGGAAATATGAAACCTTGGCTTGAGCTGGGAATTCCCAAATATAAGGTATACTGGATAAAGTTTCTAAACCCTGAAAATCAATTTCTAAATGAGTGCAATGTAAATCCATAA
- the LOC107941829 gene encoding probable galacturonosyltransferase 7 isoform X4 — protein sequence MKLKMKPAVQMPHVKVRKKKGTPVPPQVVLQPLSKRNISGDGGKAGMKGGINEGLRLCELQYGSYCIWHEENREDMKDSMVKKLKDQLFVARAYYPSVAKIPAQNMLTRDLRQNIQELERVLSESTTDADLPPEIQKKSERMEATIAKSKSVTMDCHNVDKKLRQIFDLTEDEANFHMKQSAFLYQLAVQTMPKSQHCLSMRLTVEYFRDDSFDQELPVKYSDPTLQHYVIFSTNVIASTVVINSTVMHARDSMNQVFHVLTNGQNYYAMKHWFLGNTFKDAVVEVLNIDPFIPDYYDKTTPSHLNLPTEFRVSFHGINNASAMHSRTQYISIFSHSHYLLPEIFKNLEKVVVLDDDIVVQQDLSTLWSLNMGQKVMGAIQICSVRLGQVRSYLGESSFHKNSCTWMSGLNVIDLARWRKLGISETYWKLVKEQVSKKEGSAALASLLTFQDLIYALDNDWVLSGLGHDYGLSTQSIKKAAVLHYNGNMKPWLELGIPKYKVYWIKFLNPENQFLNECNVNP from the exons ATGAAGCTAAAAATGAAACCAGCAGTGCAAATGCCACACGTAAAAGTCAGAAAAAAAAA AGGTACTCCAGTTCCTCCTCAAGTCGTGCTGCAACCACTCAGCAAAAGAAAT ATTAGTGGAGATGGTGGTAAAGCAGGGATGAAAGGTGGTATTAATGAAGGTTTGAGATTATGTGAGTTGCAATATGGGAGCTACTGCATTTGGCATGAAGAAAATAGGGAAGACATGAAAGATTCCATGGTGAAGAAATTGAAGGACCAGCTTTTCGTAGCCAGGGCATATTATCCTAGTGTTGCAAAAATCCCAGCCCAGAACATGTTGACTCGTGATCTGAGACAAAATATTCAAGAACTAGAGCGTGTCCTTAGTGAAAGTACAACAGATGCTGATCTTCCTCCAGA GATTCAAAAGAAGTCAGAAAGGATGGAAGCTACAATAGCCAAATCCAAATCAGTCACTATGGATTGTCATAATGTTGACAAGAAATTGAGACAAATATTTGACCTAACTGAGGATGAAGCTAATTTTCACATGAAGCAGAGTGCATTTCTTTACCAACTTGCAGTCCAGACAATGCCCAAGAGCCAGCACTGCCTGTCTATGAGACTAACTGTCGAATATTTCAGAGACGATTCATTTGATCAAGAGCTGCCTGTGAAATACTCTGATCCCACATTGCAACACTACGTTATATTCTCCACTAATGTTATTGCCTCGACAGTTGTAATAAACTCAACTGTTATGCATGCAAGA GACAGTATGAACCAGGTTTTTCATGTGCTGACGAATGGACAGAATTACTATGCAATGAAACATTGGTTCCTCGGGAACACATTTAAGGATGCTGTAGTTGAGGTGTTGAATATTGATCCTTTTATTCCAGATTACTACGATAAAACCACTCCATCTCACCTAAACCTACCTACAGAATTTCGAGTTTCCTTTCATGGTATCAATAACGCATCAGCAATGCATAGCAGAACACAATATATATCTATTTTTTCTCATTCCCATTATCTTCTTCCTGAGATATTCAAAAACTTGGAGAAAGTTGTGGTTCTGGATGATGATATTGTTGTCCAGCAAGACTTGTCAACACTCTGGAGCCTTAACATGGGACAGAAAGTGATGGGTGCCATCCAAATTTGCTCTGTCAGATTGGGTCAGGTGAGGAGTTATTTGGGTGAAAGCAGCTTCCACAAAAACTCATGCACTTGGATGTCCGGATTGAACGTAATTGATCTGGCCAGGTGGAGAAAGCTTGGCATTTCTGAAACTTACTGGAAGTTGGTGAAAGAG CAGGTCAGCAAGAAGGAGGGATCAGCTGCGCTTGCAAGCTTGCTTACTTTTCAGGACCTAATCTATGCGCTCGACAATGACTGGGTTTTATCAGGACTTGGTCATGACTATGGGCTTAGCACTCAAAGCATCAAGAAAGCTGCAGTGTTACACTATAATGGAAATATGAAACCTTGGCTTGAGCTGGGAATTCCCAAATATAAGGTATACTGGATAAAGTTTCTAAACCCTGAAAATCAATTTCTAAATGAGTGCAATGTAAATCCATAA